The Dioscorea cayenensis subsp. rotundata cultivar TDr96_F1 unplaced genomic scaffold, TDr96_F1_v2_PseudoChromosome.rev07_lg8_w22 25.fasta BLBR01001303.1, whole genome shotgun sequence genomic sequence attttctgtgtttaactctcaggatcttcgcttaagtcagaccatgacacattgattaatagacgtttttatgaatgtgtttgcttaaccttttttaacgtGTTGTGTTCTACGTTGTCCAGGTTCTAGTTGAttcgcatgttatgcaaccgccgtgagcattcgaatgtacagataATTGGTGAGTCAAACCAAAATCATAATAGACGAACGAGAGTCTACTCGCGAGTGTCcgaggtccgagaagacgttgtaaatgttgtaaatgttgtaaatgttttattttaaatgaaacaaacttatttgagtgtgaacttttgatatttaatcagagaccattgtaaatgtttaaatattttaaacaaacaaacttatttgagtgtcaacttgtgataacttgtgaaatttaaacagagacatagtaaaaacaatttgagaaacaaaaaagggcattgtaaacaaaacaaaatgttaaacaataatcgatttactctttaaacagtgacaacggtgtttaaataaatacataaagattTTTAAACAGTGTCCCAGGAGGTACctaggaggtacccatcttcaacgctatgttagtgaaagcattcaatttaaataataacatacatttcaaaacagttaaatcactatatttaaacggtttacatattctttaaatgatatagaaattatttaaacagttaaccgttagtttaaacactatatgtattggtttaaacataaaaagcttgacgtttaaacagagactcatgagaaggtgagaactttccttcgagcgatgacaatatggcttcctggcaacaatggtggaaagcggaTGCCAACTTCCAGACAAGGATGCCCGGCTGAAAAGTACAATGGATCCAATAAtatttgtctctagggattactcCTTGTCTGTCAGTTCAAGTGGGTCCACActagttatttccttttttgcccttgggatggagggaaaaataccgcccaatcacatcacgtctagtctaacctttatgcatacaactgtgcacttgcttgtttgcctttctgattactgtttgttctttacatcttcttcttcttcttcttcttcttcttcttctttttgttcttcttttcatttggtttgtacgatttggttttcggccgatatattatggagagtttttttggtattgctagatacaacggggagggaagagtgctaatgtttacagctcagacttcttgggagttggtgttagcagagatatgtgagcgatggggtctcgaagtttcccttatcagggtgaagtttatcacacccgatggatataaaacggtttgtccaatagaaaacgatggtgacttccagcggatgtgtcgtGTGCACTCCATTTTCAAATGCGctatagttgatcttgttgtcgagacaaacaatgtgccattgtcgaatcctaatgaaaacgagtttttctcgttgtaagttccttctcttttatttgatccagttgtataggttcattattgtttaagtatgtcagtcactggttaaaatcttgtattattcgtttaagttaattgttcactgtttaactatttaatttaacgtttaaatgtttactttatcacttaaacagtctattctctgcttaaaatactgatcttttcatttaactgaagtgttggtaggaattcagattctgcgagcgctcccgttcaaccccatggtgaccctgacggtgtgggatgtcttccttcctcgtcagatcattctgaagtgctgtcgttggatattggacaacgttttgacggtgttgaatatttcagggatgtacttcaaaattttgcagtcaaacggaattttgacttcaaattcataaagaacgaaaaacatcagGTGattgtggaatgcgctgccgatggttgtcattggcgccttcatgcatcaaaagagtataataaaaatactttcaaaatcaagacaatcaacctgtCACACACTTAaggtggtggaataggttcggcgtcacatccgaaagcatccaaaaaatgggtaagcgcacgagtgattcagaagctcaaggaccggcccttgtacaaggccatcgacattcagaaggatatgttgcgggaacatggtgtccacataccatacaagctggcttggttgggaaaagagcatgcccgggtggtcttcgacggcagtgacatctccagctacgatttgttgctttggtacgtggataaggtggctgagacaaacccTGGCAgcattgcgatcgtggaaagagacggtgatctttttaaacgtgcattcttttctttcagtgcgTGTATTGtaggattcaagagggcttgcaggccgctgctgtttctcgatggtacccacctccttggaaagtatcggggtactctactcGGTGCCatagggaaagatggaaacaatggttttttccacgtcgccttcggtattgtcgacaacgagaccgatgccaattggatttggttcatatccaagttaggcgatgctttatacgaggaaggagattatcatgagataattaccttcttgtcggacaggtccaagggccttgtgaacgcaattgcgagagtcttgccttcttcgccacatgcatactgtcttcgacatttggaggccaattttatgaaagccaatgtcagacttggtaaggcattgagggaggagtgctagtctatatgctttcgcattgcgtgggcatcacggctaaagaattcgatgataccgtgaatgaactgcatgCCACATTACCCGAAGCCCAtcattggttgattaataaatcggatatggcacattggtcgaattatctgttcagaggtgatcgttggggtgagatgtattcaaatgtcgcggagtcgtttaatgcttggatcaaagaagctcgtcatttaccggtgacgaaaatggtcgactccataaggtctgcgaatgttgatttacacttaacatttagtgttaccctttaaaacttttcataattgtttaattattattgtctgcctttaaatattaatttaatccttTAAATATTTACCCTACTGTTTAAACCAGTTTatcaattatttaaccatcactgtctttgtttaaccttgtttgccagattcaagttgatgcggatgttatgtaaccgccgtgagcaagcgaacaaatgggagacctacttatgcccagacatacattcgaaggtagagataattatcgaggatagccgaaatctttgtgttggtcattgtgtcgatgatcgttacgaagtgatcgaccagtgcagcaactctgtagatcttgccatcagaacttgttcatgtcgaaggtggcaaatttatggtatcacttgcaaacatgcttgcgctgcaataatgcagatagacaccaacgttcatcgatttattagcggctacttcactgtcgataattacaaactggcatataaggaagctatattgcCCATACCCGATGATGACAAGCCTTTAGAcgaaaatcgtgagcttcgtttggaccgcctgtgacgagaaggcagcctgggcgtcttagacgaaagaggatcgagtcgcaagcgtttgatgtccgctgAAGTTACATTGCGCTcactgccatggatccggtcacaatcgtgagatcttgcaatgaaaccctgtcgccgactaggcattgtaaataagtcgattctaaagagaaacaatcgaattgagtggcaactttttcatatttaaacagataaactcttattctttagagtgaacgcatttatttaaacagagaaactgtaattttaaatatttcacactgatatttaaatgatagctggtaaatttaaacaatgaaactgaaaggtaaacaatgacactgtaagttaaacaatgaaattaaactgaatggaatttaacatgctttacaattgaaaacaaataaaatttacattgagatatacaagtcatgttcttcgaaaacaaaaataatgaattgcatttgtcctggtttacattcgaaaacaaaatttacattgagatatacaagtcctgttcttcgaaaacaaaatttaacccgcttgcgACAACCCCCCTTTTCATGGACGCCgactgccctcccctccttaaaacatactttaatctcaggtaaggaacgtctgtctgcggtagccgtagcttctcactggcgagtaattgctcgataaaccgcatgacatagacggcgcaatcgacgcttccttgtttttgtcgtgaggtttccatgtcgtgaactagtgggtactttgaggtcgccgactcgccgaactccatattgacacaaatgtcgaatagattctgctgtcgagatatgcaagttgagattagaataccgattaaataccaaacactattaatcagacataatttattaaagaacttaccatgtccaacgcgtctttatcgtaccccgcgcatgaagaataatgcatgtattcttgtttatcattgtcaaggacgacgacatggaagtgccCATTCATGATtttcgggaggatgacaatttgaacttcatgtaAGTTGCGcacggcatctccgatcatagccataatggTTTCATGTgtgtcgtcctgctttgacataaacagcgctaggggtcgtgtgatggaggcagGCTTCTTGTAaagatatggcactttgctcagcgacttttgtattatggaTACGAAAGAGTAAATCACATCATATGTGACCATCTCTTTccccctcaagcagagtgtatagtttgtcccgtgtggtgctgacagcgtcattcttccacacgatagtgctgaggttaaacgataacagatataattagaccatattgtaaatatttaaatgatatagacaattttcaaatgatattataaataattaaacgttaaatagataaattaaatgataatatataaacatttaaacactatcataaaaactttaaacttacctgtccatagggcagttgaggaagatcctcatcaactcttgctcgtatttgttaagatgcgattggccaacccattttttcttcttcggaacaaagactTTCCGAGCCGTCTCGCCCCATTTTTGATTAGCCttgatcatatctctcgttgctcggtcggggtcttcaagCGGCATTGTTGTTGAGCCTTaacggtgttcagcaccagcagcatcttccttcgatgcggggacggcgatggcatcaaccgcagacacattcttgcatggttgttgttgttgtgggattgtgtctggcttcgatgcggggacggcgacaacatcaaccgcagacacatccttacatggttgttgttgttgtgggattgtgtctggcttcgatgcgagGACGACGATAGCATCAACCACAGatatatccttacatgcttcttcttgttgtgggattgtgtcctgcttcgaTGCGGTATTGTCGGCCACGGCCTCGGCAACAGATTcaatgatcttctcaaccgtggccacggcaacagcatcaacgggagacacacccttagcttgttcttgttcttcagggattgtgtccatctttgatgccgcactctcgGCCGCCGGTTCCACTgggtcggggatttcgttaacaagagagtaaaCGATATTCTCAACCGTGGCAACggcaacatcatctacgatctcctccaccgtcacggccatgtcatcaacggtgaCAGACTTAGTAAcaacatcagccgccgatggtgttgctattgtttcatcgtcagccggcggtggagacagaggcagtattgttctcctctttttcgcaagtctcttcgaatgtggccgtcttggaatggccaccccgatgatgtcgtcttCGTTAAATTCCGACACCTCATTCATCtcgggtgcttcatttctttggagggacggcgcagtcgattgtgaacgtccttccattgcctcaacccgagcgacaagccgaggaaactcggtcatcaatatctggcacgcctgtataagagttgcagtgacatcttcgctTAGTGCTgtcggtggggctgccacggtcggaggggctgccacaatcggggggactgtcgttgtcgtggtcgAGGGGggaggggttgttgcaatccgcggggtaggggagggcttctccggccgaGAAATGCGTGCGCATGGCGGGTCTGGAAGTAGGAGAAACGCCGAGGCCAGCGCACGAAAGAGGCTCGCcctctcatccccgccttcgaccaagtggttcccggagcaataacatccatccgctcggttgaccccaacaaatatttcttcttcgaaagattcacggaaccatttcagggaaactaacatatgtaaaccaaacaatttcagtgaaatcattcgagttttaaactataaaaaaattatatttaaacagagtttttttatatttaaacattatagaatatatttaaacggagaacaaaatatttaaacctttatgaataaattttaaaccgtaaataataaagttaaatgctaaataaaatgtttaaacattaaagacttctgttaaacattgtccatgatttattacctcttttccttcgagcgataacaagctggtttctatcgtcgcttgcttccagtaaatactttcaccgtagcacatcTATcttgtgttggtcttcttcccggcgcatctatcttgcactcgagcggatgcttgtggaatgtcctccataagccacttgtgcgtcgcttgcacccatgcgtatcgccccatggcaggtagatcatcgacataatcaacgatctagttcggaaccgagcatgatgtatttgggaagaggactgtacccatgaggtacaccatcaggagtttgacaaaattttcttcttctcccctctgtcgaacaagttgcacaagagtgctcttgatggagtctctgtgtctctcataggtttttgataaatacctcccttcgaacgctgagcgggttttcttcttcttaaacacaactgcgtctccatcgcaacgcagactaagaacgagggccacatcttgagggctCCCGAAACTCGagcagctttccccgatcctcgaatttattggtgcggccatcgtcacctttgcaatagagaatcaagaagggccctctcttggaatatagcttccagctcgatGAATCATGCAAGCGGTGTCCTTGGATGATCTCCccgtgtcgaggggtcatgttatctttcaattcagctaaggtctccactaccggtgtcaaatagcatcgcccattaactaggttgaccgccataatcacaagcctgtgacaataacaacacattcaacatgcagtattcacaaatgtttaagcggaaatataaggttttaaacggtaacttgtcaattcttaaacagagatattaattgttaaaaagagacaacaatacttaaacagagacaacaaaatttaaacgataacatcccatttcttaaacgtaaacctcatttgtaaaactgcaactatatcaaatgaaaggggaaatgtacattataaatattacacaaatcataacaataaaaaaaactatttcgatagtgtatacagacgaaaatgcaaaaacaaaaacaaaaacctagccgagaaattgcctcgcagactaacaaaaccccgagTAGAAATCccctcgcagacttcaatatcttccaacaaaaagcgaagcacaaaacaaaaatcgaaaaaaatctttcttttcatatgagaatagttaacataaaaccatactcaataccttagattgcaaactgatgaaatggcaactgcttgcgcgggacttctccttcgagataccggtggaaagggaaaaactgaaattacagaggctgtgtcggtagagacaacttcggagacaacttcggaaatggaaaagctgaagacgcgagttgagaaaaaactctatgtatacggctccagtaaattccccttggggttaccctacggaaaacccccccacttcctctcaaatcgccgaaatggctgcagtcacgactccccatgcaagggcattttcgtccataaaatttgaaaatcactctgttgacatccgttatatgctttgggggtttgaaaaccatatagtttaaaaagaaggggtttttagggattgtaaaactaatggggtgtttttgataatattgtaaacttaggggttttttttttacaatttccactttttttaatatagttttCATAAATGATGTAAGCTTTCTTTCCTATCTTGcaatagatttaaatatatataaccatcacTGTATGGATTAAAGTATTTTGCTTGAACTCATGTTTTAAGTGTTGAGTCCAAATACCAAgtaattttatcaattaattttaatatgtaGTTATCTTACATGATTATTTTATGattagaataaataatatatataactacgGATACAATCAATTGTGTGCTCATAAGCAGGATATATGGGATTTGAATTGTAAAACCATACCATCAATTATGAACCCATTAAAGTCATTACCAGTATTGTGTGATTGTGTCTAATGACACTTGAGCTTGGAACTCTTAAACCCTCACACCAATATTTTTTACAAGAAGACCGATGCCAGTGAAATATGAACTTTTTGGTAGAGtgagtaaatatatatatagagatatattatcacaaataatatttttcaccattttttgttattaattttattttaatgaattttaataatatatatacacacgtgCAGACACTGAAATATTTATGATGTAAACAGAATGTTAACATAATATATAAACCCtatttaacattatatatatatatatatatatagagagagagagagagagagagcaaaagaTCCCATTCCATTATGAACAATAAAAGCAATACAAatgaaaaatgttgtttttaaaaagtaattttgttgtagtgtgaACTGTGAAGCAAGCCCTGTGAACAGCTTGGAGAGCTAAGGATACTCCGTGGTTAAAACATACAAAGCATTTATATTTAACATCTTCaagttatatataataaatgacaCTTTTCCAAAGCTATTTTGCATAATTTCTTTTgtctaatataatatataaaattttttagttaatctcgtctagaaaatgaaaagaacttGATTTGTTAGATTAAATGCCTTATAATTTTGTATGAGTTTAaatgttagaatttttttcttattatttagtAATGATGGTTTTACTTGTTTCTCGTATAGCTTTCCCAAAATAAAGTGGATTTCAAGTTGGCATTCACTTTAGCGCCcgcattaatatttatttttcttattttattttattttttaaattatattttttttatcataaaaatcctaaattataaataatataataaactaGAAACTTTTTCCCAAAAGCAAAGGAAGACTCGTAGTGTCCGGAGACTAGAGAAGGAATCACAACATCCAAAGACGAAGGAATATAGCCTCCAGAGATAAGATAACGTTTGCAGACGAGAAAACTAGCAACatatagagaaagaagaaaggctTGCAGCTATTAAATGATAAATGCCTACATctagataatttttaaatttaaaatctaagttaatatatataatggaatCCCTATTCAGTCTCGAGCAATTGAGGAGTTGTGTGtaaaatcaagatttttttaatggtgaACAAAATTCGTGTAATTGTGTATATTCATTTatcagtaaaataaaaaatcacgtGTATTCcttcatatttcatttttttttctaacttttagcaaaaaaaaagttgtgtatatataccccttaattttctttttataattattaaattaatagttttaacatatatatatatatagacctatTAATTTTTGGAATATCATGAAAAAGCCACCACCACTCACACACTCACTTTATCATGAGtagtttagaaatttttaaaaattatttttattattataaaatatatgtaatatattttaatggtaTATGTGGGGAGAGGGAATATATGCAAATAGATTTGGTGAATTTTGGTTGTATATCcgcaatataaatatatatatatatttataacagTGAGGGTTGATCAGTAATTTCGCTATTTCCCATGGTGGGCGAGTGAAAATTGAAAaccattatttaatatatatatatatatatatttttatatattcccGTTTTCAAACGCACCGcatctttgtttttcaaaaaagtTTTTAGATTTAGGTTTTGCTTAAGCTTCAGAGTTGGTGGAGGAGAAGAAGCCGAAGGGGAGAGAGAGATCTCTAGAGTAAGAAGGATCAATGGCAGCGGAGGAAGAGAGCACCGTGAAGGAGCCCTTGGATCTAATCCGTCTCAGTCTCGACGAACGCATATATGTCAAGCTTCGTTCCGATCGTGAACTCCGCGGCAAGCTCCATGTAATCCATATATCCATCTTGGCTTCTTCTTGATTCCACAAACCCTTATCATGTGATTTTagtgctttttctttttctttttctccctcTGATTTCTTGATCAAAttgtcctcttttttttttttcgcatTAACCCTTGTTTACAATAGCAGTATTTTTGGctcatttatttcaatttttttttaaatctatctaatgtttttttaatggtttttagGCTTATGATCAGCATTTGAATATGATTCTTGGGGATGTTGAAGAAATAATCACAACTGTTGAAATTGATGATGAAACTTATGAAGAGATTGTTCGGGTTAGTGATTTTAACTtccatttaataatttttctctATCAATAAACTATTGCTCATATGCATATGACTTTTTCTCCACTGCTCAATGTTCCaaatttttgcatgtttttttatgttcattAACATTGTACTTGAATGATATAATTCAGTGTAACTAACATAAACTAGCTTTAATTTGTGTTTAATATTGCAAGAGTGGTGTGTGTAATGCTGTTGCCACTGCCAATTTTGCAGACAACAAGGCGAACagtacctttttctttttgtcagaGGAGATGGTGTCATATTGGTTTCTCCTCCATTGAGGACAGCCTGATAGTCTCTGTAAGTTAGCATTGGCAGGCCAATTCCTACAGTTTGCTTTGTCTGCTTTCATTTGTAGCTAACTGTAATGTATTAGTACCAGTGTTTGTTTAGGTAAATTTATGTTTCCTATAGCTACTTGAATACAATGGACTTTGAAATGACTTGCAAGAATACTAGTTCCACAAAGTGAGGGTTTCATAGAGCAAAACTAAGcatattttgtgttttgttgttattatagtATCGAATTAAATACAATCATTTGATGAACAAGATTGACATGGCGATAACTAAGTTATTAGTCCATAGTTTACAAGTTACTAACAATCCTTATTCAGTCACACCTTTTTCCTCTGTTTTAAATCTTAAATTGCAGACCAGTAATTTGTTTCAGAAAGTGCTAAATCAAATGATGTTAAGGAATGCGGGACAATCACAACATCCATATTTGTTCCCGCATTTTGGAGCATATTTTGAAGGGGCGCCACCTACAGTatacaagcaaaataaaaataatgtaactATGATCTTTTTAGAAAATGAAGTAACAATATTATGGCTATGTAATATGACAGGAAATATTTGGGTATAAATGAAATGAGAGTTTGGATGTTATGTTAACAGTGCATGGAATCATGCAGATTTAATTTTTCCAtgtcagaaaagaaaaaaaaaaaagggtatgTTGCACACCTTGTTTGGTTCCTTGAAAGAATTCTCATCCATCAAATTCTTGGAAG encodes the following:
- the LOC120256144 gene encoding LOW QUALITY PROTEIN: sm-like protein LSM3B (The sequence of the model RefSeq protein was modified relative to this genomic sequence to represent the inferred CDS: deleted 1 base in 1 codon); protein product: MAAEEESTVKEPLDLIRLSLDERIYVKLRSDRELRGKLHAYDQHLNMILGDVEEIITTVEIDDETYEEIVRTTRRTVPFLFVRGDGVILVSPPLRTA